A single Elaeis guineensis isolate ETL-2024a chromosome 15, EG11, whole genome shotgun sequence DNA region contains:
- the LOC105058169 gene encoding uncharacterized protein, whose product MLSPPLLLLLLLLLLPLCVLQASYAGAPPPDGEASADDQATLLSLKSALSDPGAALAGWNATAAPDHCAWHGVACDATLRRVVSLDLSGLNLSGSLPTAVGHLRHLLNLSAATNFLSGPIPPELSFLSDLRHLNLSNNLFNGSFPSALRRLKNLEVLDLYNNNLTGLLPVEVAELSNLRHLHLGGNFFSGVIPPEYGRWDHIEYLAVSGNELVGAIPPEIGNLSRLRQLYVGYFNSYDGGIPPEIGNLSALVRFDAANCGLSGSIPPELGRLENLDTLFLQVNGLAGELPPELGRLRSLKSLDLSNNALTGEIPPSFADLWNLTLLNLFRNKLDGTVPDFIGDLPELEVLQLWDNNFTGIIPRGIGRSGKLQLLDLSSNKLTGDLPLDLCSGNKLHTLIALGNALFGPIPESLGRCFSLSRVRLGQNYLNGSIPSGLFCLPNLAQVELQDNLLAGGFPDTGDAPISSSLGQISLSNNRLSGPLPLSIGNFSGLQKLLLSQNQFSGRIPPEIGRLQQLSKVDFSGNRFSGEIAPEISKCKLLTFVDLSRNNLSGEIPAEIAGIRILNYLNVSRNHLEGSIPPSIATMQSLTAVDFSYNNLSGLVPSTGQFSYFNVTSFVGNAELCGPYLGPCGFTNSSGSTHARGPLSASFKLLLVIGLLLCSIAFAIAAIIKARSLKKASEARAWKLTAFQRLDFTCDDVLDCLKEENIIGKGGAGIVFKGVMPNGEQVAVKRLPAMSRGSSHDHGFSAEIQTLGRIRHRHIVRLLGFCSNHETNLLVYEYMPNGSLGEVLHGKKGGHLRWDTRYKIAVEAAKGLCYLHHDCSPLILHRDVKSNNILLDSDFEAHVADFGLAKFLQDSGTSECMSAIAGSYGYIAPEYAYTLKVDEKSDVYSFGVVLLELVTGRKPVGEFGDGVDIVQWVRKVTDTNKEGILKIIDPRLSSVPLHEAMHVFYVAMLCVEEQSVERPTMREVVQILTELPGTPAKQGEDPPPPPPVGGETPPRESKPRQEQQSPPPDLLSI is encoded by the exons ATGCTATCGCCGccgctccttctcctcctcctcctcctcctcctaccgCTCTGCGTTCTCCAAGCATCGTACGCCGGAGCGCCACCGCCAGACGGCGAGGCCTCCGCGGACGACCAGGCGACCCTCCTTTCCCTCAAGTCCGCCCTTTCCGACCCGGGCGCTGCCCTCGCGGGCTGGAACGCCACCGCCGCCCCGGACCACTGCGCCTGGCACGGCGTCGCCTGCGACGCCACCCTCCGCCGCGTCGTCTCCCTCGACCTCTCCGGCCTCAACCTCTCCGGTTCCCTTCCCACCGCCGTTGGCCACCTCCGCCACCTCCTCAACCTCTCTGCCGCTACCAACTTCCTCTCCGGCCCCATCCCGCCAGAGCTCTCCTTCCTCTCCGACCTCCGCCACCTCAACCTCTCGAACAACCTCTTCAATGGAAGCTTCCCCTCCGCCCTCCGCCGCCTCAAAAATCTCGAGGTCCTCGACCTCTACAACAACAACCTCACTGGCCTCCTGCCGGTGGAGGTGGCGGAGCTCTCCAACCTCCGCCACCTCCACCTCGGCGGCAACTTCTTCTCCGGCGTCATCCCCCCCGAGTACGGCCGCTGGGACCACATCGAATACCTCGCCGTCTCCGGCAACGAGCTCGTCGGCGCCATCCCGCCGGAGATCGGCAACCTCAGCCGCCTCCGCCAGCTCTATGTCGGCTACTTCAACAGCTACGACGGAGGCATCCCACCTGAGATAGGCAACCTCTCCGCCCTCGTCCGATTCGACGCCGCGAACTGCGGCCTCTCCGGCTCGATCCCGCCGGAGCTCGGCCGGCTCGAGAACCTCGACACACTCTTTCTCCAGGTGAACGGCCTCGCCGGCGAGCTGCCGCCGGAGCTCGGCCGCCTCCGGAGCCTCAAGTCCCTGGACCTCTCCAACAACGCCCTCACCGGCGAGATCCCGCCGAGCTTCGCCGACCTCTGGAATCTAACCCTGCTGAACCTATTCCGGAACAAGCTCGACGGCACGGTCCCGGACTTCATCGGCGACCTGCCGGAATTGGAAGTGCTCCAGTTGTGGGACAACAACTTCACCGGAATCATCCCCAGGGGAATCGGCCGGAGCGGCAAGCTTCAGCTGCTCGATCTCTCTTCCAACAAGCTCACCGGCGACCTCCCCCTCGACCTCTGCTCCGGCAACAAGCTCCATACTCTAATCGCTCTCGGGAACGCTCTCTTCGGCCCCATCCCGGAGTCCCTCGGCCGGTGCTTCTCCCTCAGCCGAGTGAGACTGGGGCAGAACTACCTCAATGGATCCATTCCTAGTGGTTTATTTTGCTTGCCCAACCTCGCCCAGGTCGAGCTCCAGGACAACCTCCTCGCCGGCGGTTTCCCCGACACTGGCGACGCCCCGATCTCATCAAGCCTCGGCCAGATTAGCCTCTCGAACAACCGCCTCTCCGGGCCCCTGCCGCTGTCCATCGGCAACTTCTCCGGCCTCCAGAAGCTGCTCCTCAGCCAGAATCAGTTTTCCGGCCGAATCCCGCCGGAGATTGGCCGGCTACAGCAGCTCTCCAAGGTCGACTTCAGCGGCAACCGCTTCTCCGGCGAGATCGCCCCGGAGATCAGCAAATGCAAGCTCCTAACCTTCGTCGACCTCAGCCGGAATAATCTCTCCGGCGAGATCCCGGCCGAGATCGCCGGAATACGGATCTTGAACTACCTCAACGTATCAAGAAACCATCTTGAAGGGAGTATCCCGCCGTCCATCGCCACGATGCAGAGCCTCACCGCCGTCGATTTCTCCTACAACAATCTCTCCGGCTTGGTCCCCAGCACCGGCCAGTTCAGCTACTTCAATGTCACTTCCTTTGTCGGCAATGCCGAGCTCTGCGGACCCTATCTTGGCCCATGCGGATTCACCAATAGCTCGGGCTCTACCCATGCCCGAGGTCCCCTGTCAGCCTCCTTCAAGCTTCTATTGGTCATTGGTCTCCTCCTCTGTTCCATTGCCTTCGCCATCGCCGCCATCATCAAAGCTCGGTCTTTGAAGAAGGCGAGCGAGGCCCGGGCATGGAAGCTGACAGCCTTCCAGCGCCTGGACTTCACCTGCGACGACGTGCTCGATTGCCTCAAAGAAGAGAACATCATCGGAAAAGGAGGGGCCGGGATTGTGTTCAAGGGTGTGATGCCCAACGGCGAACAGGTGGCGGTGAAGAGGCTGCCGGCGATGAGCCGGGGGTCGTCGCATGACCATGGTTTCTCGGCTGAGATCCAGACTCTTGGGAGGATTCGGCATCGCCACATTGTGAGGTTGCTCGGGTTCTGTTCGAACCACGAAACCAATCTTCTGGTCTATGAGTATATGCCTAACGGAAGCCTTGGTGAGGTTCTCCATGGTAAGAAGGGGGGCCATCTGCGGTGGGACACGAGGTATAAGATCGCGGTGGAGGCAGCGAAGGGCCTCTGCTATCTCCACCACGATTGCTCGCCTTTGATCCTCCATCGTGACGTGAAGTCGAACAACATCCTCCTCGATTCCGACTTCGAAGCTCATGTCGCTGACTTTGGGCTCGCCAAGTTCTTGCAGGATTCCGGCACCTCGGAATGCATGTCTGCTATAGCTGGCTCTTATGGCTACATTGCTCCAG AATATGCGTACACTCTGAAGGTGGACGAGAAAAGCGACGTGTATAGCTTCGGAGTCGTACTCCTAGAGCTGGTGACCGGAAGGAAGCCGGTGGGGGAATTCGGGGATGGAGTTGACATTGTCCAATGGGTTAGAAAGGTGACAGATACGAACAAGGAAGGAATACTGAAAATTATAGACCCAAGGCTTTCTTCAGTCCCTCTCCATGAAGCCATGCATGTATTCTACGTCGCGATGCTGTGCGTGGAGGAACAGAGCGTTGAGCGCCCAACCATGAGGGAAGTCGTTCAGATCTTAACCGAGCTTCCCGGCACACCTGCAAAGCAGGGCGAGGACCCTCCGCCACCACCTCCAGTCGGTGGCGAAACACCTCCAAGAGAGTCAAAGCCGCGGCAGGAGCAGCAGTCGCCACCACCTGATCTACTTAGCATTTGA